From a single Miscanthus floridulus cultivar M001 chromosome 8, ASM1932011v1, whole genome shotgun sequence genomic region:
- the LOC136469163 gene encoding uncharacterized protein, with protein sequence MASSEAGGGGDNGGRGGSGVGRQNSRFPTEDANLCPGELGPGALRPGELGPGALRPGAGELGPGALRPGAGELRPGAGELRPGELGPGAGELRPGDGRPRAPPRLWSSPSSWWWDPPEETQARASSAPASSAPARASLAPARSVPARASSALATVVPELRPCSGELHRYHEIRKARS encoded by the exons ATGGCGTCGTCCGAGGCCGGGGGCGGTGGGGACAacggaggacgaggagggagcGGGGTCGGGAG ACAAAACTCCCGTTTTCCAACCGAGGACGCAAACCTCTGCcccggcgagctcggccccggcgcaCTCCGCcccggcgagctcggccccggcgcgCTCCGCCCCGGCGCGGGCGAGCTTGGCCCCGGCGCGCTCCGtcccggcgcgggcgagctccgtcccggcgcgggcgagctccgccccggcgagctcggccccggcgcgggcgagctccgccccggcgaCGGTCGTccccgagctccgccccggcTCTGGTCGTCCCCGAGCTCGTGGTGGTGGGACCCGCCGGAGGAGAcgcaagcgcgggcgagctccgccccggcgagctcggccccggcgcgGGCGAGCTTGGCCCCGGCGCGCTCCGtcccggcgcgggcgagctcggccctGGCGACGGTCGTCCCCGAGCTCCGCCCCTGCTCCG gggagctacatcggtaccatgagatcaggaaagcacgctcctga